From a region of the Mucilaginibacter auburnensis genome:
- a CDS encoding Plug and carboxypeptidase regulatory-like domain-containing protein: protein MLKRGYIIFSFAFLLVVSYLNGVGQAVSLRQKMATVSAYNTSHNPEKIFIHTDKWSYTKEDTLWFKAYVFDADLKATSKSGLLYIEIADAANRVINRNLVKLAYGIGWGNITLSSARYLEGTYTIRAYTNWMRNFSETSIYTRQFTIDGTLEEDWMINSRFELTEKEGLSNVKTNLAFVKTSGSRMFGEELRVRINAGARTLYNTRLKTGVDGVLDFDFDLRDKIKTQQLNIALTKKTKGDKDVTFNVPVVINRDEKTDLQFMPEGGSLVNGLPSRVGFKAINEEGKGVDVNGGVYDNTGQRVVAFTSIHRGMGWFDFTPQLNRTYTAKITYHDKDLSFALPTAKPSGVVMRVDNTTNKDSIVVSVNISADIKQTGGNYYLIGQSRNVICFGAVVKAANNARFSINNTAFPTGVARFTVISALNQPVTERIIYVNHNDGMHVEVNPSKQGYTPRDSVNLEIVATDKNGAPVVGSFSVVVTDDAQVRQDTSGYNDMFSKLLLADDLKGEVENPGWYFTKGDSLKKAQSLDVLMLTQGWVSYNWADVFSAKQKPLIYQPEPEFAVKGRVVNAFNKPIEKSNVLLLSLNPFFTLDTMTNAKGEFSFKGIYPPDTVAFSLQAHNKRGRMFNVGIEMDDFTAPEFSPLKQRLIPLYVNIDTSRLKAINTRQRYAEEEAKITGRQLNQVEIRAKKIVKDSKSLVDPGEADFIMNTEEIKALPNTTLVDMLKKNIPGFQVRYNGPNEVYSINNVGAVFILDGIKADIFMGPGFGTKQLLEYMDVNDVKGIEVMTTGRNQIPYTQAFERPDAKFWEFTFIEITTYSGHGFTKKVPGAFIYRLPIFAAQKQFYSPRYTYKSPVTIPDTRSTILWAPNVVTDSHGKGYVTFYTADKSATYTINVQGADMEGLLGCYNDKIYVKDVPKK, encoded by the coding sequence ATGTTGAAGCGTGGTTATATCATATTCTCATTTGCGTTTTTACTTGTTGTATCTTATCTGAATGGCGTGGGCCAGGCGGTATCACTTCGCCAAAAAATGGCAACCGTTTCGGCATACAACACTTCTCATAATCCCGAAAAGATATTTATCCATACCGATAAGTGGAGTTACACTAAAGAAGATACGCTTTGGTTTAAGGCTTATGTGTTTGATGCTGATTTGAAAGCTACAAGCAAAAGCGGTTTATTGTATATAGAAATAGCTGATGCCGCTAACAGGGTGATCAACAGGAACCTTGTTAAACTGGCTTATGGTATTGGCTGGGGAAATATAACGCTGTCTTCTGCCCGCTATCTTGAAGGAACTTATACGATAAGGGCCTATACCAACTGGATGCGAAATTTTAGTGAAACAAGTATTTACACAAGGCAATTTACTATTGACGGCACTTTAGAGGAAGACTGGATGATCAACTCGCGCTTTGAGCTAACCGAAAAAGAGGGCTTAAGTAACGTAAAAACTAACCTGGCATTTGTTAAAACCAGCGGCAGCCGCATGTTTGGCGAAGAGTTAAGGGTGCGCATTAACGCGGGTGCGCGTACGCTTTACAACACCCGTCTAAAAACCGGGGTTGATGGCGTACTTGACTTTGACTTTGATTTGCGCGATAAAATAAAAACGCAGCAACTAAACATTGCACTCACTAAAAAGACAAAAGGCGACAAAGACGTAACCTTCAATGTGCCGGTTGTGATCAATCGTGATGAGAAAACAGATCTGCAATTTATGCCTGAAGGGGGAAGCCTGGTTAATGGCCTGCCCAGTCGGGTCGGTTTTAAGGCTATTAATGAAGAAGGTAAGGGGGTAGATGTTAATGGTGGCGTTTATGATAATACCGGACAAAGAGTGGTCGCATTTACATCTATACACAGAGGGATGGGCTGGTTTGACTTTACGCCCCAACTTAACCGCACCTATACGGCAAAAATAACTTACCATGATAAAGATCTGAGTTTTGCTTTACCGACGGCAAAACCCTCGGGAGTGGTTATGAGGGTAGATAATACTACAAATAAAGATTCTATCGTTGTTTCGGTCAATATATCGGCTGATATAAAGCAAACCGGCGGCAACTATTATCTCATCGGTCAATCTCGCAATGTAATCTGCTTCGGTGCAGTGGTAAAAGCAGCTAACAATGCCCGCTTTAGCATTAATAATACCGCATTTCCAACCGGCGTTGCTCGCTTTACAGTAATCTCTGCATTAAATCAACCTGTTACGGAAAGAATTATTTATGTAAATCACAACGATGGTATGCATGTTGAGGTAAATCCGTCAAAGCAGGGTTATACCCCGCGTGACAGCGTTAACCTTGAAATTGTAGCTACCGATAAAAACGGAGCGCCGGTTGTGGGTAGTTTCTCTGTAGTCGTTACAGACGACGCGCAGGTAAGACAAGACACGAGCGGTTACAACGACATGTTTTCCAAATTACTTTTAGCTGATGACCTAAAAGGCGAAGTTGAAAACCCGGGGTGGTATTTTACAAAAGGCGATTCACTTAAAAAAGCACAGTCGCTTGATGTATTGATGCTCACGCAGGGTTGGGTAAGCTATAATTGGGCAGATGTATTTTCTGCAAAGCAAAAGCCGCTGATCTATCAGCCCGAACCTGAGTTTGCCGTTAAAGGACGGGTTGTTAACGCATTTAACAAACCAATTGAAAAAAGCAATGTCTTACTTTTATCATTAAATCCGTTTTTCACTTTAGATACAATGACGAATGCTAAAGGCGAGTTTAGTTTTAAGGGCATTTATCCCCCAGACACGGTGGCGTTCAGCTTGCAGGCGCACAACAAAAGGGGGCGCATGTTTAATGTGGGTATTGAGATGGATGATTTTACAGCGCCTGAGTTTTCCCCACTTAAACAACGCCTTATACCATTGTATGTAAATATTGATACGTCGCGCCTTAAAGCCATAAACACACGGCAGCGTTATGCCGAAGAAGAGGCTAAAATAACAGGCCGGCAATTAAACCAGGTAGAGATCAGGGCAAAAAAGATAGTCAAAGATTCAAAAAGTCTTGTTGACCCGGGCGAAGCGGATTTTATAATGAACACCGAAGAGATCAAAGCGCTACCAAATACGACTTTGGTTGATATGTTAAAGAAAAACATTCCAGGATTTCAGGTTCGATATAATGGGCCAAACGAGGTTTACTCTATAAATAATGTAGGTGCAGTTTTTATACTTGATGGCATAAAGGCCGACATATTTATGGGGCCCGGATTTGGGACAAAGCAACTCCTGGAATACATGGATGTTAACGATGTTAAAGGGATAGAGGTGATGACTACCGGAAGAAATCAAATACCCTATACGCAGGCATTTGAGCGCCCTGACGCTAAGTTTTGGGAGTTTACATTTATTGAGATAACCACTTATTCCGGACATGGGTTTACAAAAAAGGTACCGGGAGCTTTTATTTATCGATTGCCTATTTTCGCGGCCCAAAAACAATTTTATTCACCGCGTTATACCTACAAAAGTCCGGTAACAATACCCGATACCCGTTCAACCATATTATGGGCTCCAAATGTTGTTACTGATAGTCATGGTAAAGGTTATGTTACTTTTTATACTGCCGACAAATCAGCAACGTATACAATTAATGTGCAGGGAGCAGATATGGAGGGCCTGTTAGGGTGCTATAATGATAAGATTTATGTTAAAGATGTACCGAAAAAATAA
- a CDS encoding carboxypeptidase-like regulatory domain-containing protein, with product MSLKQAVETISAYNQANTPDKIFVHTDKWNYNKEDTLWFKSYILNATTMASSTKSGVMYLEISDGENHIITRNMVAVKNGSGSGYIPLNNRFLGGTYILRAYTNWNRNFGDKYVFTRQFFINDLEDAVWRVNSRFDIVKNAASDKLMANLTFLRNDGLGPIGEELNTRVSWAGSNFYRAKITPTPNGEANFAFDLPPEADLKEISINLTKKNKKGADVTLNIPVIANRDDKLSVQFMPEGGNILAGLVNKVAFKVLNEQGYGVDIEGGVYNNNNELVAQMSSTHKGMGTFYLNALNNETYTARITYRGVKLNFTLPAVKPSGIMLQVDNIRSADSLTVYVAPTQDVQHTGESYYLIGQSRGGNCYGAVVNSGNGAVRIKISKKIFLTGVAKLTLFNTTMQPLATRAFFIDHHDVINFSVTPTAGHHTWGDSVSIKVKASDKDGRPVSGNFSVAITSNNLVEQDSTGISNLNVKLLLNDDLQGNVENPGWYFSAGDERLKAMALDNLLLTQGWTNYNWQVVFQPLKKPEFEPEPEFAVKGRVKTMFNKPIPHTGIVLMSTKPIIVTDTTSNDKGEFMFTDLYPVDTMTFKLQARNLKGKSSNVKLEVDEFVPPVFTLPQQRIIPWYVNIDTARSSAIREGRLQTEENIKVSGQQLKEVQVKAKKVVSGSKGLLAPGEADLIFTAEDIQKMGRVSLGDILLDHVPGLRYGLPKAANRNSYNMNQSTSMVVDIPSVFDTEGPGYNLRNVPTYFIVDGVSTLETTSAGINYANYIRTIFHYLQADDIKGIEVITSYANQNTYVNKYIRRHNPMAKAKDYTFVEITTYSGNGLFTRTTVGTYTYRPLVFAPKKEFYVPKYNVKNSSQGIDARPTIYWNPDVVTDENGNAEIVFYTTGKRNDLHIAIQGADMFGKLGSAGIKIMIPD from the coding sequence TTGTCTTTAAAACAAGCGGTTGAAACAATTTCAGCGTACAACCAGGCCAACACTCCTGATAAAATATTTGTCCATACTGATAAATGGAATTACAATAAGGAAGATACGCTGTGGTTCAAATCTTACATCTTGAACGCAACCACAATGGCATCATCTACAAAAAGTGGGGTGATGTATCTTGAAATAAGTGATGGTGAGAACCATATAATAACACGCAACATGGTGGCGGTTAAAAACGGAAGCGGTAGCGGATATATCCCGCTTAATAATCGTTTTTTGGGAGGTACTTACATATTAAGAGCATACACTAACTGGAACAGAAATTTTGGTGATAAATACGTTTTCACCAGGCAGTTTTTTATTAATGACCTGGAAGATGCCGTATGGCGCGTTAACTCGCGTTTTGATATTGTTAAAAACGCTGCTTCAGATAAATTAATGGCCAACCTTACTTTTTTGCGTAATGACGGGCTTGGCCCAATAGGTGAAGAATTAAACACCAGGGTTAGTTGGGCCGGAAGTAATTTTTACCGTGCTAAAATTACGCCCACGCCAAATGGCGAAGCAAATTTTGCCTTTGACCTACCACCAGAGGCAGACCTGAAAGAAATCAGTATAAATCTCACGAAAAAGAATAAAAAAGGCGCTGATGTAACGTTGAATATACCTGTTATAGCCAACCGCGATGATAAACTTTCTGTACAGTTTATGCCCGAGGGAGGTAATATTTTGGCGGGTCTGGTAAATAAAGTGGCTTTTAAAGTATTAAATGAACAAGGCTATGGTGTTGACATTGAGGGTGGCGTTTATAATAACAATAATGAACTTGTGGCTCAAATGAGCTCAACCCATAAAGGCATGGGAACGTTTTATTTAAACGCACTAAATAACGAAACTTACACTGCACGTATCACTTACCGGGGTGTTAAACTTAATTTTACACTGCCGGCGGTTAAGCCTTCGGGTATAATGCTTCAGGTTGATAACATACGTAGTGCTGATTCATTAACGGTTTATGTAGCGCCTACTCAGGATGTACAACATACGGGTGAGAGCTATTACCTTATCGGACAATCGCGTGGAGGTAACTGCTATGGCGCAGTTGTTAACAGCGGTAACGGTGCCGTAAGAATAAAGATCAGTAAGAAAATATTCCTAACCGGGGTAGCCAAACTAACACTTTTCAACACCACAATGCAGCCCTTGGCAACCCGTGCATTTTTTATCGATCATCATGATGTTATTAATTTTTCCGTTACGCCAACCGCCGGTCACCACACCTGGGGCGATAGTGTCAGTATTAAAGTTAAAGCGAGTGATAAAGATGGCCGGCCGGTAAGCGGAAATTTTTCTGTTGCAATTACAAGTAACAACCTTGTTGAGCAGGATTCAACTGGTATTAGCAATTTAAATGTAAAGCTGTTGTTAAATGATGACCTGCAGGGTAATGTAGAAAACCCCGGCTGGTATTTTTCCGCAGGAGATGAACGCCTTAAAGCGATGGCGCTTGATAATCTGTTGCTAACCCAGGGTTGGACTAATTATAATTGGCAGGTGGTTTTTCAACCCTTAAAGAAACCTGAATTTGAGCCCGAACCAGAGTTTGCGGTTAAAGGGCGGGTTAAAACCATGTTCAACAAGCCTATCCCTCATACCGGTATAGTGCTCATGTCTACCAAACCAATTATAGTAACTGATACCACAAGTAATGATAAGGGCGAATTTATGTTTACCGATCTGTATCCTGTAGATACCATGACCTTTAAATTGCAGGCGCGAAATTTAAAGGGAAAATCGTCTAACGTTAAGCTTGAAGTTGATGAGTTTGTGCCGCCGGTATTCACGTTACCTCAGCAACGCATAATTCCATGGTATGTTAATATTGATACAGCGCGCTCGTCTGCAATTCGTGAAGGGCGGCTGCAAACCGAAGAGAACATAAAAGTATCCGGACAGCAATTAAAGGAGGTGCAGGTCAAAGCTAAAAAAGTAGTTAGTGGATCAAAGGGTTTGTTGGCTCCTGGTGAGGCCGACCTTATTTTTACTGCAGAAGATATCCAAAAAATGGGAAGGGTATCATTAGGAGATATATTGTTAGATCATGTTCCTGGTTTGAGATATGGTTTACCTAAGGCAGCAAACCGTAATTCATATAACATGAACCAGAGCACATCTATGGTGGTTGATATTCCATCTGTATTTGATACTGAAGGGCCTGGATATAATCTGCGTAACGTACCTACCTATTTTATTGTTGACGGAGTTTCAACACTTGAAACCACGAGCGCGGGTATTAACTATGCAAATTACATACGCACTATATTCCATTATTTACAGGCTGACGATATAAAGGGCATTGAAGTTATAACAAGCTATGCAAATCAAAATACATATGTAAACAAATATATAAGGCGTCATAATCCTATGGCTAAAGCCAAAGATTATACTTTTGTTGAAATTACAACTTATTCGGGTAATGGGTTGTTCACGCGCACAACAGTTGGTACATATACCTACCGTCCTTTAGTTTTTGCGCCTAAAAAGGAGTTTTACGTGCCTAAATATAATGTTAAAAATAGCAGCCAGGGAATAGATGCACGACCAACTATTTATTGGAATCCGGATGTAGTTACTGATGAAAATGGGAATGCAGAAATTGTTTTTTATACCACAGGCAAGCGCAATGACCTTCATATTGCCATTCAGGGAGCCGATATGTTTGGCAAGCTGGGATCCGCAGGTATTAAGATCATGATCCCTGATTAA
- a CDS encoding sensor histidine kinase produces the protein MDTHYFRSLPGRYRAAFRNYYTLQNLVSIRYSSIVFLLINIILRVLIWVLPVSLTKAQNFPEFNVTNWLYIFVTPFFWGINELLLTNIKKTKKANAGMLVFVFLFAFYLILCGMYSAFIATSDPRNALTIYLIALSVVSVICVFEYDEVIALLVLSEIVFTGLLFMARTDATTMLYDQLMSIILLSGFYLISRYFYSYKASYYLQIIEIRNKNMEIEKAAEFKNQVLGMVAHDLRNPIAAVESLAMMMELDEDLSEDTQDSVGMIKASCIKARSIISDLLEAARNENLTNLELRKTEMNQWLNGIINTWKIQNDHKNNIVLLSGANPIYADINNEKFQRVLDNLISNAMKFSKERDNIELHLEQKGNKVSIKVKDRGLGIPANLLPHIFDRFSKAGRTGLNGEQSTGLGLSIVKQIVESHNGAISVESEEGKGTTFSIELPVT, from the coding sequence TTGGACACCCATTATTTCAGAAGTTTACCCGGACGATACCGTGCGGCGTTCCGCAACTATTATACGCTGCAAAACCTGGTTTCGATACGCTACAGCAGCATTGTTTTTTTGCTGATCAATATTATACTGCGCGTTTTAATTTGGGTACTGCCTGTAAGTCTTACTAAAGCGCAAAACTTCCCTGAATTTAATGTTACCAACTGGCTGTATATTTTTGTAACTCCATTTTTTTGGGGAATAAATGAGCTTTTGCTAACTAACATTAAAAAAACTAAAAAGGCAAATGCGGGCATGCTGGTATTTGTGTTTCTGTTTGCCTTCTACCTCATTCTTTGCGGGATGTACTCGGCATTCATTGCAACGTCCGACCCACGAAACGCGCTTACCATATATTTAATAGCCCTGTCTGTAGTTAGTGTAATTTGCGTATTTGAATATGATGAGGTTATTGCCTTACTGGTATTATCTGAAATTGTATTTACGGGCTTGCTTTTTATGGCAAGGACCGATGCTACAACCATGCTTTACGATCAGTTAATGTCTATTATCCTGTTATCAGGCTTCTATCTTATATCCAGATATTTTTACTCTTATAAAGCAAGCTATTACTTGCAGATCATCGAGATCAGGAACAAGAACATGGAGATTGAAAAGGCTGCCGAATTTAAAAACCAGGTTTTAGGCATGGTAGCGCACGATCTGCGTAACCCAATAGCGGCGGTAGAATCATTAGCTATGATGATGGAATTGGATGAAGACCTTAGCGAGGATACACAGGACAGTGTGGGCATGATCAAAGCGTCGTGCATTAAGGCCCGAAGTATTATATCTGATCTGCTGGAAGCGGCCAGGAATGAAAACCTCACCAACCTTGAACTCCGTAAAACAGAAATGAACCAGTGGCTTAATGGCATTATCAATACCTGGAAGATACAGAATGACCATAAAAATAACATTGTATTGTTAAGTGGTGCCAACCCTATATACGCCGATATTAACAATGAAAAATTTCAGCGGGTATTAGATAACCTCATCAGCAATGCCATGAAGTTTTCTAAAGAGCGGGATAACATAGAGTTGCATTTAGAACAAAAAGGTAATAAGGTTTCTATTAAAGTAAAAGACCGCGGATTAGGTATACCTGCTAACCTTCTTCCACATATTTTTGACCGCTTTTCAAAGGCCGGGCGCACCGGTTTGAACGGCGAGCAATCAACAGGTTTGGGCCTGAGTATTGTAAAACAAATAGTGGAGAGCCATAATGGCGCTATAAGCGTTGAAAGCGAAGAAGGCAAAGGCACTACATTTAGTATTGAATTGCCAGTCACCTAA
- the clpB gene encoding ATP-dependent chaperone ClpB, with translation MNFNNFTIKAQEAIQKASEITVGNQQQAIETAHLLKGLLLVDESVITYLLKKLNVNLNRLNATLDEQIAAFPKVSGSNVYLSSNANSALQKAQSYLKEFKDEFVSVEHVLLGILSVSDKTSSALKDAGVNEKDLKKAIVSLRGDNKVTDQNAEATFNALNKYARNLNEYAESGKLDPVIGRDEEIRRTIQILSRRTKNNPILVGEPGVGKTAIAEGIAFRIIKGDVPESLKSKTVYSLDTGALIAGAKYKGEFEERLKAVIKEVTQADGELILFIDEIHTLVGAGGGEGAMDAANILKPALARGELRAIGATTLNEYQKYVEKDKALERRFQIVLVDEPDTADAISILRGLKERYEAHHKVRIKDEAIIAAVEMSQRYISDRFLPDKAIDLMDEAASKLRIEMDSVPEVVDELQRRIMQLEIEREAIKREKDDKKVAELSEEIANLSAERDSLKAKWQGEKDVVDGINLKVEQIENYKLEAEQAERAGDYGKVAELRYGKIREAQEEVEKLKEALQANQSESRMLKEEVTADDIAGVVSRWTGIPVSKMVQSEREKLLNLEGELHKRVAGQEEAIEAISDAIRRSRAGLQDKRKPIGSFIFLGTTGVGKTELAKALAEYLFNDEGAMVRIDMSEYQERHAVSRLIGAPPGYVGYDEGGQLTEAVRRKPYSVILLDEIEKAHPDVFNILLQVLDDGRLTDNKGRLVNFKNTIIIMTSNIGSNVIQENFQFLEDGDRDAIIAKTKNDLFELLRKTIRPEFLNRIDEIIMFTPLNRDEISDIVKLQFKQVQQTLTEMGISLEASEEALDWLAQLGYDPQFGARPLKRVIQKRVLNELSKQILAGKVDKDSKIKLDMFDNQFVFMNTAEKAEA, from the coding sequence ATGAACTTTAACAACTTCACCATAAAAGCTCAGGAAGCTATACAAAAAGCTTCAGAGATAACTGTAGGCAACCAGCAGCAGGCTATTGAAACAGCGCATTTGTTGAAAGGCCTTTTACTGGTTGATGAGAGCGTTATCACATATTTATTAAAAAAATTAAATGTTAACCTTAACAGGTTAAACGCGACTTTAGATGAGCAGATAGCCGCATTTCCTAAGGTAAGCGGCAGCAATGTGTATCTGTCGTCAAACGCTAACTCTGCTTTACAAAAAGCACAATCTTATTTAAAAGAGTTTAAAGATGAGTTTGTGTCGGTAGAGCATGTGTTATTAGGGATACTATCAGTAAGCGATAAAACCAGCTCGGCTCTTAAAGATGCAGGCGTTAACGAAAAAGACCTGAAAAAAGCCATTGTTAGCCTGCGTGGCGACAACAAGGTAACTGATCAGAATGCAGAAGCGACGTTTAACGCATTGAACAAATATGCCCGTAATTTAAATGAGTATGCCGAATCAGGCAAGCTTGATCCGGTAATTGGGCGCGATGAGGAGATACGTCGTACTATACAGATATTGTCGCGTCGTACTAAAAATAACCCTATCCTGGTTGGCGAGCCGGGCGTAGGTAAAACCGCCATTGCCGAAGGTATTGCTTTCAGGATCATCAAAGGTGATGTGCCCGAAAGCCTGAAAAGTAAAACGGTTTACTCTTTAGATACGGGTGCCCTTATTGCCGGTGCCAAATACAAAGGCGAGTTTGAAGAACGCCTGAAAGCCGTTATCAAAGAAGTTACCCAGGCCGACGGAGAGCTTATATTATTTATTGATGAGATACATACACTGGTTGGTGCAGGAGGAGGCGAGGGCGCTATGGACGCGGCCAATATTTTAAAGCCCGCCCTTGCACGCGGCGAACTAAGGGCCATTGGCGCTACAACGCTCAATGAGTATCAAAAATATGTTGAGAAGGATAAAGCTCTTGAACGCCGTTTCCAAATTGTGCTGGTGGATGAGCCGGATACTGCCGATGCCATATCTATTTTAAGAGGTTTAAAAGAGCGCTATGAAGCGCATCATAAAGTGCGTATTAAAGATGAGGCTATTATTGCCGCGGTTGAAATGTCGCAACGCTATATATCTGACAGGTTTTTGCCTGATAAGGCTATAGACCTGATGGACGAAGCAGCTTCAAAACTGCGTATTGAAATGGATTCGGTTCCGGAAGTGGTGGATGAATTACAACGCCGAATTATGCAGCTTGAAATTGAGCGCGAAGCAATAAAACGTGAAAAAGACGATAAGAAAGTAGCAGAACTCAGCGAAGAAATAGCCAACCTGTCTGCTGAGCGTGATTCGCTTAAAGCTAAATGGCAAGGCGAGAAAGATGTGGTTGATGGCATCAACTTAAAAGTTGAGCAGATAGAAAACTACAAACTGGAAGCTGAACAAGCCGAACGTGCAGGCGATTATGGTAAAGTGGCTGAACTGCGCTACGGCAAAATTCGCGAAGCGCAGGAGGAAGTTGAAAAGCTGAAAGAAGCTTTGCAGGCTAACCAAAGCGAGAGCCGAATGCTAAAAGAAGAAGTAACTGCTGATGATATAGCAGGTGTAGTATCCCGCTGGACAGGCATTCCGGTTTCAAAAATGGTGCAAAGTGAACGCGAGAAATTGCTTAACCTGGAAGGTGAACTGCACAAACGCGTTGCCGGGCAGGAAGAAGCCATTGAAGCCATTAGTGATGCTATACGCCGCAGCCGTGCAGGGTTACAGGATAAGAGGAAACCAATAGGATCGTTTATCTTCCTGGGTACAACCGGGGTGGGTAAAACAGAATTAGCCAAAGCATTGGCAGAGTATCTGTTTAATGATGAAGGTGCCATGGTACGTATTGATATGAGCGAGTATCAGGAGCGCCATGCCGTATCAAGGTTGATTGGAGCGCCTCCAGGCTATGTAGGTTATGATGAAGGTGGGCAGTTAACCGAAGCCGTTCGCCGTAAACCGTACAGCGTTATATTGCTGGACGAGATAGAGAAAGCGCATCCGGATGTATTTAACATTTTGCTGCAGGTATTGGATGATGGCAGGTTAACTGATAATAAAGGCCGTTTGGTGAACTTTAAAAACACCATCATTATCATGACGTCTAACATAGGCTCAAATGTTATACAGGAAAACTTCCAGTTTTTAGAGGATGGCGACCGTGATGCCATCATCGCCAAAACAAAGAATGATCTGTTTGAATTGTTGAGAAAGACCATTCGACCGGAATTTTTGAACCGTATTGATGAGATCATCATGTTCACGCCGCTTAATCGCGATGAAATAAGCGACATTGTTAAGCTGCAATTTAAACAAGTGCAGCAAACCCTGACCGAAATGGGCATTAGCCTGGAAGCCTCAGAAGAAGCTTTAGATTGGCTGGCTCAGTTAGGTTATGACCCGCAATTTGGTGCAAGGCCATTGAAACGTGTAATTCAAAAACGTGTATTGAATGAATTGTCAAAACAAATTCTGGCCGGTAAGGTAGATAAAGACAGCAAGATCAAGCTGGATATGTTTGATAACCAATTTGTGTTTATGAATACAGCTGAAAAAGCTGAAGCTTAA
- a CDS encoding PI-PLC domain-containing protein has translation MMRYCFVLQRFFALLLLTTPVLAQDVVLPNAFAHNDYQHKKPLFEAIKQGYANIEADVYAYKGSLVVTHVLPILHHRRTLEALYLEPLADLINERNGEVYTGFAAPVTLMIDIKSDGAKTYRLLKPILEKYRSYLCGYSNGQWQPGPVRIVLSGKKPFDMVRNDPDRLVFIDEDLRKIGRDTTRNLFNMASCKFSKLVRCNKDGSLSPRYQARLRNYVNDAHKYGVRVRLWASPNKYTTWQQLLTCGVDMIATDKLTTLHNFLIDEKRR, from the coding sequence ATGATGAGATACTGCTTTGTTTTGCAGCGTTTTTTCGCCCTGCTTTTATTAACTACGCCTGTATTAGCCCAGGATGTTGTACTCCCTAACGCCTTCGCTCACAATGATTATCAACACAAAAAACCACTTTTTGAAGCCATAAAGCAGGGTTACGCTAACATCGAAGCCGATGTTTATGCCTACAAAGGCAGCCTGGTAGTTACACATGTGCTGCCCATACTACATCACAGGCGTACGTTAGAGGCGCTTTATCTTGAACCATTGGCAGATCTGATTAATGAACGGAATGGGGAAGTTTATACCGGTTTTGCGGCGCCGGTTACGCTCATGATCGATATAAAATCAGATGGTGCTAAAACTTATCGCTTGCTGAAACCAATTTTAGAAAAATATCGATCTTATTTATGTGGTTACAGCAACGGGCAGTGGCAACCAGGACCCGTGCGTATCGTTTTATCTGGTAAGAAACCTTTTGATATGGTAAGAAATGACCCCGACCGACTTGTTTTTATAGATGAAGACCTGCGAAAAATTGGAAGAGATACCACCCGTAATTTGTTTAACATGGCAAGCTGTAAATTCTCCAAATTGGTGCGTTGTAATAAAGATGGTAGCTTATCACCACGTTACCAGGCGCGACTGCGCAACTATGTTAACGACGCGCATAAGTACGGTGTTAGGGTGCGTTTGTGGGCATCGCCTAATAAATACACTACCTGGCAGCAACTGCTTACCTGCGGTGTAGACATGATAGCAACGGATAAACTAACCACCTTACATAATTTTTTAATTGACGAAAAGCGGCGATAA
- a CDS encoding OmpW/AlkL family protein — MKNLKLYALAFFMMAGISAFAQQKNEWNIRLRGIGVLPQESATIGVIGGDINISNSFVPELDFTYFFADNFSAELILGTTRHTVKTKGSNLTAIGGPASADVDLGKVWLLPPTLTLQYHLPTKCAVKPYLGAGANYTIFYGVNKGGTVQGVDYKNSFSFAAQAGVDINISKTMFLNVDLKKLLLSTTATVDASNLTPAGSPGLAPVLKSINADVKIRPWVVGLGVGYRIK, encoded by the coding sequence ATGAAAAACTTAAAACTCTACGCCCTGGCCTTCTTCATGATGGCTGGCATCTCTGCCTTTGCACAACAAAAAAATGAATGGAACATCCGCCTGAGAGGCATAGGCGTATTACCGCAGGAGAGCGCGACGATAGGTGTGATAGGCGGCGACATTAACATTAGTAACTCTTTTGTGCCTGAACTTGACTTCACTTATTTCTTCGCTGATAATTTCTCTGCCGAACTGATTTTAGGCACAACACGTCATACCGTAAAAACAAAGGGCTCCAACTTAACGGCCATAGGTGGCCCGGCCAGTGCCGATGTTGATCTGGGTAAAGTTTGGTTGCTGCCTCCTACCCTTACTTTGCAATACCACTTGCCTACCAAATGCGCCGTTAAACCTTATTTAGGCGCGGGCGCTAACTACACCATTTTTTATGGTGTGAATAAAGGCGGAACCGTACAAGGCGTTGACTATAAAAACAGTTTTTCGTTTGCGGCGCAGGCCGGTGTGGATATTAACATAAGCAAAACCATGTTTTTGAACGTTGATCTGAAAAAGCTGCTACTGTCAACCACGGCAACTGTTGATGCATCAAACCTTACACCGGCGGGAAGTCCGGGATTGGCTCCGGTGCTTAAAAGCATCAATGCTGATGTAAAAATCCGTCCGTGGGTTGTAGGGTTAGGGGTAGGCTATCGTATAAAATAG